The Longimicrobium sp. sequence TCCGCAAGGACATCCGCACGCTGTACGAGGCGGGGTACCGCCCGGTGACCATGCGGCAGGTGCTGGAGGGGAACATCGACATCCCCCGCGGCACCACGCCCGTCGTCTTCACCATGGACGACGCCACGCGCGGCCAGTTCTACCTGACGGCCAACGGCGAGGTGGACCCCAACACCATGATGGGGTCGTGGATGTCGTTCAAGCGCGAGAACCCGGGATGGGGGCCGGGCGGAATGGTGTGGTGCATCCTGCCGGCCGCGAGTCATCCGTCCAACTTTTTCGGCGAGACCAAGGACCGCGACACGCCGCGGGAGCAGCGCGAGGCCAACATCCGCAAGAAGATGGAGATGATCGTCCGCGACGGACACGAGGTGTGCAACCACACCCTGTACCACGCGCGGCTGGACAAGGCGGCGAACGACCAGCAGGCGCAGGACTGGATCGGCATCGGCGAGGACAGCATCAAGGCGTACCTGCCGCAGGACTACGACATCGTGACCTTCGCGCTGCCGCTGGGCATGTGGCCGCGCAACAAGCCGGTGGCGTGGGCGGGCACGTACCGCAACGGCAAGCGCTACGAGAACAAGGTGGTGCTCGAGGTGTCGGGCGGGCCGAGCGTTACGCCCTGGGACACGCGGTGGGACCCGCATTCGGTGGACCGCTTCATCGTGGCGCCGGGCGCGCTGGAGGCGCAGCTGCGCCGCTGGGAGGCCGATCCCACGCACCGCTACGTCTCGGACGGCGACCCGCGGACGATCAGCTATCCCGCGACCATGGCGCAGTACCTGAACCGCTCGGCGCTGGGCGGACGCACGCCGCGCGAGGTGGCCGGCGCGCCCGCCGCGGCCGCTCCCGCCGCCGGCGGCGCGCAGCCCGCCGCGCCGGCCGCCGGGGGAACGACCGGGCGGTGAGGTGAGTGCGTGAGTGCATGAGCGGCCCCCGGACGATAGCGATTTCGTCCGGGGGCGCTTGCGTTCGGGGCCGCCCGCACGTCTCCGTTTCGCCTGCGCATCTGTAAGGCGGTGGACGACAAGGACTTCCGGATTGGCTGAACCGTGATCGGCGCGGTTGTCCGACCCGGCGGAAGCGGTTATCTTGGGTGCGGCGATACGGCACCGGCGTCCTGGACGCGAACGGTGCCCGTGCGACGAAGGTACTCCGCGGCTTCCGCTTTTCTTTTTTTCGACGACAGGGAGGATTCCCCATGCCTTTCGGACTTGGTTTCGGCGAACTGGTACTGATCTTCGGCGTGCTGCTGCTTCTGTTCGGCGCCAAGCGGCTGCCTGAGCTGGCCGGCGGCATGGGCAAGGGAATCCGCGACTTCAAGCGCTCGCTGAACGGGCTGGACGACGAGAGCATCCAGGCCAACGCGCAGCAGAACTACCTGCAGTCGCCGCCTCCGCCCCCGGCCGCCACGCACGTTCCCACGCCGGTCGAGAGCGAGCCGACCCGCGTCGGCTGATCGACGCGCGCGGAATGCGACGAGCGGCCCCCGGCACTGTTGCCGGGGGCCGCTTCTCGTTCGTGTGTGCACCCCCGGCCTGTCATCCTGAGGCCCAGGCCATCGCAC is a genomic window containing:
- a CDS encoding twin-arginine translocase TatA/TatE family subunit produces the protein MPFGLGFGELVLIFGVLLLLFGAKRLPELAGGMGKGIRDFKRSLNGLDDESIQANAQQNYLQSPPPPPAATHVPTPVESEPTRVG
- a CDS encoding polysaccharide deacetylase family protein, which produces MMNRSEWAQKAAAAALLVLLAACGGGDGKGEGDGEQANDSATAAAPGDSGAAQGAQPGQTANNLPAGPTTQLPPNELGRIMVLEYHRTGSPEGEFVRTLENFRKDIRTLYEAGYRPVTMRQVLEGNIDIPRGTTPVVFTMDDATRGQFYLTANGEVDPNTMMGSWMSFKRENPGWGPGGMVWCILPAASHPSNFFGETKDRDTPREQREANIRKKMEMIVRDGHEVCNHTLYHARLDKAANDQQAQDWIGIGEDSIKAYLPQDYDIVTFALPLGMWPRNKPVAWAGTYRNGKRYENKVVLEVSGGPSVTPWDTRWDPHSVDRFIVAPGALEAQLRRWEADPTHRYVSDGDPRTISYPATMAQYLNRSALGGRTPREVAGAPAAAAPAAGGAQPAAPAAGGTTGR